One Clostridiisalibacter paucivorans DSM 22131 DNA segment encodes these proteins:
- a CDS encoding UvrD-helicase domain-containing protein: MKLTDSQQIAVDTIDTNMAVNAGAGSGKTKVLVERYINILKRGSLRENKEIDSIVAITFTNKAAAEMKERVRNSIKMLKDKDIKWNRLYNDLDRANISTIHSFCTEILKENPIESNVPSRFNLLDEHESTELLSNITKKIINNGIKKGCEIYDFIEYFTPDSLDGSIYTLSIIENIVSIYKKIRTTGKKFIQIKDITLKNIEGLTVDISEINKIRKNFSFLIEKGSKRSKYKKLEDDIVWERFRSRDISNIDVNLIDEIIYLSDYIGKMKKYQDIVDELSQSVNNVIMIREKYYKKIYEILLDILIELDIEYSNQKRILGLLDYEDLQIKVLELFEDDDILARYHNRFRYVMVDEFQDTDELQKNIIYKLCSKLKPLDRKNLFVVGDPKQSIYGFRGANVDVFYKVMEDINKLYGNETIVLKDNFRTVDTVMDFINDIFQNIMSNKYTPLRYNSRSANSIDVEFLTNEDLKVFEGQSEGDYQKRFEASLIAKRIRKLIKEGYNYDDIAILFRSSSDIDIYEKYLHKYEIPYYTLVGNDLLKRQEIIDIINCLKTINNKYDDLSLLGVLRSPLFGISDETLYYLRKYTDDYIIQSMDTEIEELKVEQKEMLKKAYEIIDSLNGFKYVMTLKELINKILDLTNYMEILLLKKEGKQSIANIYSFIDLAERYEKENNGTINEFIDYIDNLISNGAIQEQEQLQSETDNIVKIMTIHRSKGLEFPVVFIPQMAKRFNLINGPILFNENFGIGIKHPNDLGKLDKDISPIYAKLNEVQKRNDIEENKRVLYVAMTRAEKRLIMGLQPIDKFKYSFKGIIGNNIPKDKCKFTADIELENTTDFTTVHIPKKIMLDNSNKKSIELMEYDNYNNNKNFNRFTITQYMVFNYCNRYFYMTYYKGIPIANDYYIEKKKSSILIDSATRGTIVHNICERYIDGMDARHMIEEELYKYGLPLDKAYIDEIMVYIKNYIYYYHEDFDICYKEKEFYYNIFGKNIYGIIDRINIKDGRAEIIDYKTNSVRNTKSKLRKQYGPQLRLYAKAFQDISNIVVDSASILLLETGEKINIDISNNKIEENLNNIKQFIEFVTTHRDIKDYHKRSYGCKYCKFNYICEIY; encoded by the coding sequence ATGAAATTAACTGATAGTCAGCAAATAGCAGTAGATACTATAGATACAAATATGGCAGTGAATGCTGGGGCAGGCTCTGGGAAAACGAAAGTTCTGGTAGAACGATATATAAATATATTGAAAAGGGGTAGCCTTAGAGAAAATAAAGAAATTGATTCCATAGTAGCCATAACATTTACAAATAAAGCTGCAGCAGAAATGAAGGAACGGGTAAGAAATTCTATTAAGATGTTAAAGGATAAAGATATAAAGTGGAATAGGCTGTATAATGATTTGGATAGGGCAAATATTTCTACAATACATAGCTTTTGTACTGAGATATTAAAAGAAAATCCCATAGAAAGTAATGTGCCATCTAGATTTAATCTGCTTGATGAACATGAATCTACAGAATTATTATCAAATATAACTAAAAAAATAATTAATAATGGAATTAAAAAGGGATGTGAAATATATGATTTTATAGAGTATTTTACCCCCGATTCATTAGATGGCTCCATCTACACCCTAAGTATTATAGAAAATATTGTATCTATATATAAAAAGATTAGAACTACAGGCAAGAAATTTATACAGATTAAAGATATAACGTTAAAAAATATTGAAGGCTTAACCGTTGATATCAGTGAAATAAACAAGATAAGAAAAAATTTTTCGTTTTTAATAGAAAAGGGCTCAAAGAGATCAAAATATAAAAAATTAGAAGATGATATTGTATGGGAAAGATTTAGAAGTAGAGATATATCCAATATTGATGTCAATCTGATTGATGAAATAATATATCTGTCTGATTATATTGGCAAAATGAAGAAATATCAAGATATTGTAGATGAATTAAGTCAATCAGTAAATAATGTAATTATGATTAGAGAGAAATATTATAAAAAGATTTATGAAATACTGTTAGACATATTGATAGAATTAGATATAGAGTATAGCAATCAGAAAAGAATATTAGGGCTATTAGATTATGAAGATTTGCAGATAAAGGTTTTGGAACTTTTTGAAGATGATGATATATTAGCTAGATACCACAATAGATTTAGGTATGTAATGGTTGATGAGTTTCAAGATACTGATGAATTACAAAAGAATATAATATATAAATTATGTAGTAAGTTAAAGCCTCTAGATAGGAAAAATCTTTTCGTAGTTGGAGACCCTAAGCAATCCATATACGGATTTAGAGGGGCTAATGTAGATGTATTTTATAAAGTTATGGAAGATATAAATAAATTGTATGGAAATGAAACAATAGTTTTAAAAGATAACTTTAGAACAGTAGATACTGTCATGGATTTTATAAATGATATTTTTCAAAATATAATGTCTAACAAATATACTCCACTAAGATATAATAGTAGATCTGCAAATAGTATAGATGTGGAATTTCTTACAAACGAGGATTTAAAAGTATTTGAGGGACAATCTGAAGGAGATTATCAAAAAAGATTTGAGGCAAGTTTAATTGCTAAAAGAATAAGAAAATTGATAAAAGAAGGCTATAATTATGACGATATTGCCATACTTTTTAGGTCTTCTTCAGATATAGATATATATGAAAAATATTTACACAAATATGAAATTCCGTATTACACCCTTGTAGGAAATGATTTATTAAAAAGACAAGAGATAATAGACATCATCAATTGTTTAAAGACTATAAACAATAAATATGATGACTTATCTTTGCTGGGAGTGTTGAGGAGTCCTTTATTTGGTATTTCTGATGAAACCCTATATTATCTTAGAAAATACACAGATGACTATATTATACAGTCTATGGATACAGAAATTGAAGAATTGAAGGTAGAACAGAAAGAGATGTTAAAAAAGGCATATGAGATTATAGATAGTCTCAATGGTTTTAAATATGTCATGACATTAAAGGAATTAATCAATAAAATTCTTGATTTGACTAATTATATGGAGATTTTATTGTTGAAAAAGGAAGGAAAACAATCGATAGCAAATATATATTCATTTATAGATTTGGCAGAAAGATATGAAAAGGAGAACAATGGCACAATAAATGAATTTATTGATTATATAGATAATTTGATATCCAATGGGGCCATTCAAGAGCAGGAACAACTTCAGTCAGAGACAGATAATATTGTAAAGATAATGACAATACATAGGTCGAAGGGATTAGAATTTCCAGTTGTATTTATTCCTCAAATGGCAAAAAGATTTAATTTGATAAATGGGCCCATACTTTTCAATGAAAATTTTGGAATAGGAATAAAGCACCCAAATGATTTAGGAAAATTGGATAAAGATATATCACCTATATATGCTAAATTAAATGAAGTACAAAAAAGAAATGATATAGAAGAAAATAAGAGAGTATTATATGTGGCGATGACAAGGGCAGAAAAAAGGCTTATTATGGGTTTACAGCCTATAGATAAATTTAAATATAGCTTTAAGGGAATAATAGGAAATAATATTCCTAAGGATAAGTGCAAATTTACAGCAGATATTGAATTGGAAAATACAACTGATTTTACTACAGTGCATATACCTAAAAAGATAATGCTTGATAATTCAAATAAAAAATCTATAGAATTAATGGAATATGATAATTATAATAATAATAAAAATTTCAATAGATTTACTATAACTCAATATATGGTATTTAATTATTGTAACAGATATTTCTATATGACATATTATAAGGGAATTCCTATTGCAAATGATTATTATATTGAAAAAAAGAAAAGTAGTATACTGATAGATAGTGCTACTAGAGGAACTATAGTACATAATATCTGTGAAAGATATATTGATGGAATGGATGCACGGCATATGATAGAAGAAGAATTATATAAGTATGGATTGCCTTTAGATAAAGCATATATAGATGAAATAATGGTATATATAAAGAATTATATATATTATTATCATGAAGATTTTGATATATGTTACAAAGAAAAGGAATTTTATTATAATATATTTGGGAAAAATATTTATGGAATAATAGATAGAATAAATATAAAGGATGGGAGGGCAGAGATAATAGACTATAAGACCAATAGTGTAAGAAATACCAAAAGTAAATTGAGAAAACAATATGGTCCACAGTTGAGGCTATATGCCAAGGCATTCCAAGATATCTCTAATATTGTAGTGGATAGTGCCAGTATATTATTATTGGAGACAGGAGAAAAAATAAATATTGATATTTCAAATAATAAAATAGAAGAAAATTTAAATAATATAAAACAATTTATAGAATTTGTAACTACCCATAGAGATATAAAAGACTATCACAAAAGGAGTTATGGGTGCAAATATTGTAAATTTAACTATATATGTGAGATATATTAA
- a CDS encoding Na+/H+ antiporter NhaC family protein, protein MEGGYGVLAVLPPLIAIILAFVTKRVLVSLFLGIFTGGIIISGGNPFGGVVYSLDKIVTSMTDDYNARLLLFNLIMGSGVAFIWKLGGSEALTVWARDKIKSRKSAGVGAWLLGIIVFFNDYVNAAIVGNVFRDISEEQKISTEKLSYILDSTAAPVATFFISDWIAFQIGMVKSGMDTANITSMSAFEGYLRSVPLNLYCIFAVLFVGIVVITGKDFGPMLKAEHRAISEGKIVRDGAKPMMDVGYELGEPIKTRPMIITFFAPLIVLVVVTLFGFWWTGRGAGNLMEILGASDPATALLWGAFAMSITGIIMALTTKIMNLSEAMDTLINGFKLMLLASVILVMAWSLGGVTGDMQLADFIVNSIGENTPFAILPGIIFIIGMVVAFATGTSWGTMTILTPIAIPLAYKLTGDINLSVSMAGVVFSGAIFGDHCSPISDTTVLASIFSGADHIDHVSTQIPYALSVAVISFLMYLLYSFAGLGPIILIPIGIVLMLVMHYILSGYYEKKYGIDSRTKRAV, encoded by the coding sequence ATGGAAGGCGGATATGGTGTTTTAGCAGTATTACCACCTTTGATAGCTATAATATTAGCTTTTGTTACTAAACGGGTGTTGGTTTCTTTATTCCTTGGTATATTTACTGGTGGAATTATAATTTCTGGAGGCAATCCCTTTGGAGGAGTAGTTTATTCACTAGATAAAATTGTTACGTCTATGACTGATGATTATAATGCAAGGTTATTGTTATTTAATTTAATCATGGGTTCAGGTGTGGCATTTATATGGAAATTGGGTGGTAGTGAAGCATTGACAGTATGGGCAAGGGATAAAATAAAGAGTAGAAAGTCAGCAGGGGTAGGAGCATGGCTATTGGGAATAATAGTGTTTTTTAATGATTATGTAAATGCAGCTATTGTGGGAAATGTCTTTAGAGATATAAGTGAAGAGCAAAAGATTTCCACTGAAAAATTATCTTATATATTAGATTCAACTGCTGCACCTGTTGCTACTTTTTTCATATCAGATTGGATAGCATTTCAAATAGGTATGGTAAAATCGGGAATGGATACAGCTAATATTACTTCTATGAGTGCATTTGAGGGATATTTAAGGAGTGTTCCTTTGAATCTATATTGTATATTTGCAGTATTATTTGTAGGCATAGTAGTAATAACAGGAAAAGATTTTGGCCCTATGCTCAAGGCTGAACATAGAGCTATATCTGAAGGAAAGATAGTAAGGGATGGAGCTAAACCTATGATGGATGTAGGATATGAATTAGGAGAACCTATAAAGACTAGACCCATGATAATAACATTCTTTGCACCGTTGATTGTATTAGTAGTGGTAACATTGTTTGGATTTTGGTGGACAGGTAGGGGAGCAGGGAATTTAATGGAGATACTAGGAGCTTCAGATCCAGCCACAGCTCTGTTATGGGGAGCTTTTGCAATGTCTATCACAGGTATAATTATGGCATTAACTACTAAAATTATGAATTTGTCAGAGGCTATGGATACACTTATAAATGGATTTAAATTAATGCTTTTGGCATCTGTAATATTAGTAATGGCATGGTCATTAGGTGGAGTTACTGGAGATATGCAATTGGCAGATTTTATAGTTAATTCCATAGGAGAGAACACTCCATTTGCCATATTACCTGGTATTATATTTATAATAGGTATGGTTGTAGCCTTTGCCACTGGAACCTCTTGGGGAACTATGACAATACTTACTCCAATAGCTATACCATTGGCTTATAAATTGACAGGAGATATAAATTTATCAGTTTCAATGGCCGGTGTAGTATTTTCAGGGGCTATATTTGGAGATCACTGTTCACCTATTTCAGATACAACAGTATTGGCATCTATATTTTCAGGGGCTGACCATATAGATCATGTGTCTACTCAAATCCCCTATGCATTATCAGTAGCAGTAATATCATTTTTAATGTATTTATTATATTCCTTTGCAGGATTAGGACCAATTATCTTAATTCCAATAGGAATAGTGTTAATGTTAGTTATGCATTATATACTTTCAGGATATTATGAGAAAAAATATGGTATAGATTCTAGAACTAAAAGAGCAGTATAA
- a CDS encoding MFS transporter, with translation MNIFLILVTTFLIQFIIYLEMNFINPLIPYISSIFNINESSVIYLNIGFSIVGLLVPLLGIWADKYSKKRILIFSMFSFLLGTILCAIAKFPLIFAIGRTFIGLGNFTLNASVISYISDFVPYSKRGKASGFIRIAFALAILLSPIYGTIMSKFSGLKIIYFPLSLLSFIIIILCFMLPETNGNNSAEIQSANIEDFQSMIKNPITLKFLAIEFLIVSSPILTLNYFSIWLKRTFSLNQSEIGVMYTFTALGTVFGVLLYTAISHKLSDVLYSKISFIIMTVSLIFIPYMGSPYTVIPLSFLFAMGLDGGWTAFQTICSEVYPNNRTTFMTLIFFTNSLTFIIFTSLGPTLFEIGGYRLVMGIASLECLISLFIFRNVFNDPTVRKRLKI, from the coding sequence TTGAATATATTCTTAATACTTGTTACTACTTTTTTGATTCAATTTATTATATACCTTGAAATGAATTTTATAAACCCACTTATACCTTATATTTCTTCAATTTTTAATATAAATGAAAGCAGTGTAATATATTTAAATATAGGCTTTTCCATAGTGGGACTACTTGTACCTCTATTGGGGATATGGGCAGACAAATATAGTAAAAAAAGAATCTTAATTTTTTCAATGTTTTCTTTTTTATTAGGTACAATACTTTGTGCTATTGCAAAATTCCCATTGATATTTGCAATAGGTCGCACATTCATAGGATTAGGTAATTTTACACTAAATGCATCTGTCATATCTTATATAAGCGACTTTGTTCCCTACAGTAAAAGAGGAAAGGCATCTGGTTTTATAAGAATAGCATTTGCTTTAGCTATCTTATTAAGCCCCATATACGGAACAATAATGTCTAAATTTTCTGGTTTAAAAATTATATACTTTCCCTTATCTCTTTTATCCTTTATTATAATCATACTTTGCTTTATGCTTCCTGAAACCAACGGAAATAATTCTGCTGAAATTCAATCAGCTAATATAGAAGATTTTCAATCTATGATTAAAAATCCAATTACATTGAAATTTTTAGCAATTGAGTTTCTAATAGTCTCTTCACCTATATTGACATTAAACTATTTTTCCATATGGTTAAAAAGAACCTTTAGTTTAAATCAATCTGAAATAGGAGTTATGTATACATTTACTGCACTAGGTACTGTATTTGGAGTATTATTATATACAGCTATAAGTCATAAATTGAGCGATGTACTTTATTCAAAAATAAGTTTTATTATCATGACTGTTTCTCTTATATTTATACCATATATGGGTTCTCCATATACTGTTATACCTCTATCTTTTTTATTTGCCATGGGGCTTGACGGTGGTTGGACTGCATTTCAAACCATATGTTCTGAAGTATATCCAAATAATCGAACTACTTTTATGACCCTTATATTTTTTACAAACTCATTAACATTTATTATATTTACATCATTGGGACCTACTCTATTTGAAATTGGTGGTTACAGATTGGTAATGGGAATAGCTTCTTTAGAATGTCTAATCTCTCTATTTATATTTAGAAATGTATTCAATGATCCTACAGTAAGAAAAAGATTGAAGATATAA
- a CDS encoding ABC transporter ATP-binding protein, with protein MLKIFISYYRPHMKLFILDIICAFLIAAIDLVFPMVTRAFMKDIIPNGKMGTFYIMISVLIVLYIIRAVFNYIVDYWGHVVGTRMEYNMRKDLFSHLQTLSFSYFDQNRTGHIMSRIVNDLREISELAHHGPEDLFLSVVMLMGSFVILLNVEWRLTVIIFSFIPIMICFTFIKRKKMINAFRTVRKKVADVNAQLENSISGIRVAKSFTNEEYEMDKFDIGNIEFKESREWAFKSMAEFFTGINFLSNLLNALVIGVGGYFVYKKIIFMEDLVAYLLYVNIFLQPIRRLTQFTQQFQSGMTGFERFVEILNIEPDIIDREDAIELKNIRGNIEMRNVSFQYDENETVLSNINLKVDEGKTLALVGPSGGGKTTLCHLIPRFYDVNSGAILIDGKDIKDIKLKSLRKNIGLVQQDVFLFTGTVKENILYGNPEASDAEVINAAKNANIHEFIETLPDGYDTYIGEKGVRLSGGQKQRISIARVFLKNPSILILDEATSALDNETEIKIQNALEQLSKGRTTIVIAHRLSTIKNADDIVVLTDKGIQEKGTHKELLEKDNLYAKLYKSQFKGYIPDEVH; from the coding sequence ATGCTTAAAATATTTATTTCTTATTATAGGCCTCATATGAAGCTGTTTATACTGGATATAATATGTGCCTTTTTAATTGCTGCCATAGACTTAGTTTTTCCAATGGTAACTAGGGCATTTATGAAGGATATTATTCCCAATGGCAAGATGGGAACTTTTTATATAATGATATCAGTTTTGATAGTACTCTATATTATAAGAGCAGTTTTTAATTATATAGTTGATTATTGGGGACATGTAGTAGGGACAAGAATGGAATATAATATGAGAAAAGATTTATTTTCTCATTTACAGACCCTATCCTTTAGTTATTTTGATCAGAATAGAACAGGTCATATAATGTCTAGGATAGTAAATGACCTTAGAGAGATATCAGAATTAGCACATCATGGACCTGAAGACTTGTTTCTTTCCGTAGTTATGTTGATGGGATCATTTGTGATATTATTAAATGTTGAATGGAGACTCACCGTTATAATATTTTCATTTATTCCTATAATGATATGTTTTACGTTTATAAAGAGGAAAAAGATGATTAATGCATTTAGAACTGTAAGAAAAAAAGTAGCAGATGTAAATGCCCAATTGGAAAATAGTATATCAGGAATAAGGGTTGCTAAGTCATTTACAAATGAAGAATATGAAATGGATAAATTTGATATAGGGAATATAGAATTTAAAGAATCAAGGGAATGGGCATTTAAATCCATGGCGGAGTTTTTTACAGGTATAAATTTTTTATCTAACTTATTAAATGCATTGGTTATAGGAGTTGGAGGATATTTTGTATATAAAAAGATAATATTTATGGAAGACTTAGTAGCATATTTATTATACGTGAATATTTTTTTACAGCCCATAAGGAGATTAACTCAATTTACACAACAATTCCAATCGGGAATGACAGGGTTTGAAAGATTTGTGGAAATACTAAATATAGAGCCTGATATAATTGATAGAGAAGATGCAATAGAATTAAAAAATATTCGAGGGAATATAGAGATGAGGAATGTTTCATTTCAATATGATGAAAATGAGACGGTTCTTTCAAATATAAATCTGAAGGTGGATGAAGGAAAGACATTGGCTTTAGTAGGTCCTTCTGGAGGAGGTAAAACTACTTTATGTCATTTGATTCCCAGATTTTATGATGTTAATTCGGGCGCTATATTGATTGATGGTAAAGATATAAAAGATATAAAGTTAAAATCTTTAAGAAAAAATATTGGATTAGTTCAACAAGATGTATTCTTGTTTACTGGTACAGTGAAGGAAAATATATTGTATGGAAACCCAGAGGCTTCAGATGCAGAAGTTATAAATGCTGCTAAAAATGCCAATATACATGAGTTTATAGAAACATTACCAGATGGTTATGATACTTATATTGGTGAAAAAGGGGTAAGGTTGTCAGGAGGCCAAAAACAAAGGATATCTATAGCAAGGGTGTTTTTAAAAAATCCTAGTATATTAATATTAGACGAAGCAACATCAGCCCTTGACAATGAAACAGAGATAAAGATACAAAATGCGTTGGAACAGTTATCAAAGGGAAGGACTACTATTGTAATAGCCCATAGGTTATCTACTATAAAGAATGCAGATGATATTGTAGTGCTCACAGATAAAGGTATACAAGAAAAGGGTACACATAAAGAATTATTGGAGAAGGATAATTTATATGCTAAACTATACAAATCTCAATTTAAAGGCTATATACCCGATGAAGTTCACTGA
- a CDS encoding DUF503 domain-containing protein, whose product MIVGTCELELMVYDAISLKDKRQVIKSIIGKIQSRYNVSIAEIGNNDKWQRTIIGFACVTNDTKHANSIISNILKFIERDSRVEIFNHDIDIS is encoded by the coding sequence ATGATTGTTGGTACTTGTGAATTAGAGCTTATGGTATATGATGCTATTTCATTAAAGGATAAGAGACAGGTAATTAAAAGTATCATAGGTAAAATACAGTCAAGATATAATGTATCCATTGCTGAAATAGGGAACAATGATAAATGGCAAAGGACAATTATAGGGTTTGCTTGTGTTACTAATGACACTAAGCATGCCAATAGCATAATATCTAATATATTGAAATTTATTGAAAGAGATAGTAGAGTGGAAATTTTTAATCATGATATAGATATTTCCTAA